The following are encoded in a window of Lactobacillus panisapium genomic DNA:
- a CDS encoding cupredoxin domain-containing protein — MAKIIVLIVGLFLILFITWWFFGKQNVKAETAELGTDKQSINIEVKGGYSPEKIVLKKGVPATLNFKRLDSSSCLDHVIFSDFGINQELPKGKVEQVKIDTSKPGEYEWECSMNMFHGKVIVK; from the coding sequence ATGGCTAAAATAATCGTATTAATTGTAGGTCTTTTCTTAATACTATTCATCACATGGTGGTTTTTTGGCAAGCAAAATGTTAAGGCTGAGACGGCAGAGCTTGGCACCGATAAGCAAAGTATTAATATTGAGGTAAAGGGCGGTTACTCGCCAGAAAAAATAGTTCTAAAAAAGGGCGTGCCAGCCACGTTAAACTTTAAGCGACTTGATTCATCAAGCTGCCTTGATCACGTCATTTTTTCTGATTTCGGTATTAATCAAGAATTACCTAAGGGAAAAGTTGAACAAGTTAAAATTGATACGAGCAAACCAGGCGAATACGAATGGGAATGTAGTATGAACATGTTTCATGGCAAAGTGATTGTTAAATAA
- a CDS encoding MarR family winged helix-turn-helix transcriptional regulator → MERLGLALQRVQNTFNRNVDHFARSLGLTGTQMLIIEYLTSFSTKQPIYQKDIEHEFNIRKSTATNILHLMEQKNLISKEVDSQDTRYKEIRLTEKAVKLEKEITNYFISSEQETEKILGSDTKKKLLANLAKLDSALSDNKKH, encoded by the coding sequence ATGGAAAGACTCGGATTAGCCTTACAACGTGTCCAGAATACTTTTAACCGTAATGTTGATCATTTTGCAAGAAGCTTAGGACTAACGGGAACACAGATGTTGATTATCGAATATTTAACTTCCTTTTCCACTAAGCAACCAATCTATCAAAAAGATATTGAGCACGAATTTAATATTAGAAAATCAACTGCTACTAATATCTTGCATTTGATGGAACAAAAGAACTTGATTAGCAAAGAGGTTGATAGTCAAGACACTCGCTATAAGGAAATCCGGTTAACAGAAAAAGCAGTTAAACTAGAAAAAGAAATAACAAATTACTTTATCTCCTCAGAACAAGAAACTGAAAAGATTTTGGGGTCAGATACTAAAAAGAAATTACTGGCAAATTTGGCCAAACTAGATTCTGCTTTATCAGATAATAAAAAGCACTAA
- the guaB gene encoding IMP dehydrogenase produces MSNWTTKFIKEGLTFDDVLLIPAESHVLPNEVDLQTELAPNLKLKIPLISAGMDTVTEGAMAIAIALQGGLGVIHKNMSISAQAGEVANVKNVVVPSNIAKAAVDDQNRLLVAAAIGVTSDTFERAEALLEKGADAIVIDTAHGHSAGVLRKIKEIRTHFPNVTLIAGNIATGDAARALFDAGVDVVKVGIGPGSICTTRVVAGVGVPQITAIYDAATAAQEYHKPIIADGGMQYSGDIVKALGAGGNAVMLGSMLSGTTEAPGEIFESEGQKFKTYRGMGSVGAMAQAHGSSDRYFQGGVNEANKLVPEGVEARVPYKGDVSDIVFQIIGGLRSGMGYVGAATIADLRENAQFVRITNAGLRESHPHDVQITKKAPNYER; encoded by the coding sequence ATGTCAAATTGGACAACGAAATTTATTAAAGAAGGACTGACATTTGATGATGTTTTATTAATTCCAGCAGAAAGTCACGTACTTCCAAATGAGGTAGATTTGCAAACCGAATTAGCCCCTAACCTCAAATTAAAGATTCCGCTAATAAGTGCCGGAATGGATACAGTTACAGAAGGCGCAATGGCAATTGCAATTGCTTTACAAGGTGGCCTTGGTGTTATTCATAAAAATATGTCAATTAGTGCCCAAGCGGGTGAAGTTGCTAACGTTAAAAATGTCGTTGTTCCAAGCAACATTGCCAAAGCAGCCGTTGATGACCAGAATCGGCTTCTAGTTGCAGCAGCAATAGGTGTAACCAGTGATACCTTTGAACGTGCTGAAGCCCTGCTAGAAAAAGGTGCTGATGCAATTGTAATCGATACGGCACACGGCCATTCTGCAGGCGTTTTGCGCAAAATTAAAGAAATTCGCACCCATTTTCCTAATGTCACTTTAATTGCTGGCAACATTGCCACCGGTGACGCAGCTAGGGCACTTTTTGATGCTGGCGTTGATGTCGTCAAAGTTGGAATTGGTCCAGGTTCAATTTGTACTACTCGGGTTGTTGCCGGTGTTGGCGTCCCACAAATTACCGCTATTTATGATGCAGCTACTGCTGCTCAGGAGTACCATAAACCAATTATTGCCGATGGCGGTATGCAATATTCAGGCGATATTGTTAAAGCTCTTGGGGCTGGTGGCAACGCGGTTATGCTAGGTAGCATGCTTTCTGGTACAACAGAAGCTCCGGGTGAAATTTTTGAGAGTGAAGGACAAAAATTCAAAACATACCGTGGCATGGGTTCAGTTGGCGCAATGGCACAAGCACATGGTTCTTCGGATCGTTATTTCCAGGGTGGTGTTAACGAAGCAAATAAGCTAGTTCCCGAAGGCGTTGAAGCACGAGTACCTTACAAGGGCGATGTTTCTGATATTGTTTTTCAAATTATTGGCGGATTACGATCCGGAATGGGTTATGTTGGTGCTGCAACAATTGCTGATTTACGTGAAAATGCTCAGTTTGTGAGGATTACCAATGCTGGTTTACGTGAATCACACCCGCACGATGTTCAAATCACGAAAAAGGCGCCAAATTACGAAAGATAA
- a CDS encoding copper-translocating P-type ATPase yields MKITTRFWISLIFSLPMLLEMILHPFTGWMLPGGSWTMLVFTTIIMLISAGPFVSSAWAAFKKHHSNMDTLVALGTLTTYLYSIYAMFTHRPVFFETAAFVITFVLLGQVLEEKMRSNASSAMSKLVKLGAKNALVKRDDHFVKVPIDQVKQGDLIQVQPGQKIPVDGKIVSGNSAVDESMVTGESLPAHKKVGDKVIGATINQNGSFVFTAEKVGSDTMLAQIIAIVKQAQNSHAPIQKLTDKVANIFVPTVLIIAIATFLVWYVLIGKDVATALNFAVAVMVIACPCALGLATPTALMVGTGRGAKMGILIKNGEILEAANNLDTVVFDKTGTITRGKPVVTDIVGNKEEVLQIAASLEKMSEHPLAPAILAAAKAGKISTSPVTNFMAIEGSGISGQINGRAAFVGKPASKDVTVASPLKAKITTLQEEAKTVVLVAIEKQAIGLIAIQDVPKENAARAISGLVKLGLEPVMLTGDNKPVAQAIAQQVGINKVIAEVLPIDKAAAIKKLQQHHKVAFVGDGINDAPALTQANVGIAMGSGTDVAIEAGGIVLIKNDLEDVVRALKLSKKTFSRIKLNLFWAFIYNVLGIPVAAGLFAGAGLTLSPEFAGMAMAFSSLSVVISSVLLGKSKI; encoded by the coding sequence ATGAAAATTACAACACGCTTCTGGATCTCATTAATTTTTTCCTTACCGATGCTGTTAGAAATGATTTTGCATCCATTTACCGGGTGGATGCTACCGGGCGGTTCATGGACAATGCTGGTATTTACGACAATAATCATGTTGATTTCAGCAGGTCCTTTTGTGAGTAGTGCATGGGCTGCCTTTAAAAAACACCATTCTAATATGGATACTTTGGTAGCGCTGGGGACATTAACCACTTATCTTTATAGTATTTATGCTATGTTTACTCACCGGCCAGTTTTCTTTGAAACAGCTGCTTTTGTAATTACTTTCGTTCTTTTAGGCCAAGTACTTGAAGAAAAAATGCGCAGTAATGCTTCTAGTGCTATGAGCAAATTAGTTAAATTGGGAGCAAAAAATGCCTTAGTAAAGCGTGACGATCATTTCGTGAAGGTTCCAATTGATCAGGTTAAACAAGGAGACTTAATTCAAGTTCAACCAGGACAAAAAATTCCGGTAGATGGCAAAATAGTTTCCGGTAACTCGGCTGTTGATGAATCTATGGTAACTGGTGAAAGTTTACCTGCCCACAAAAAAGTGGGCGATAAAGTAATCGGAGCAACAATTAATCAAAATGGGTCATTTGTTTTTACCGCGGAGAAGGTCGGTAGTGACACTATGTTAGCCCAAATTATAGCGATAGTTAAGCAAGCCCAAAATAGTCATGCCCCAATTCAAAAACTGACTGATAAGGTAGCTAATATCTTTGTTCCCACAGTTTTGATAATTGCTATCGCGACCTTTCTTGTCTGGTATGTTCTAATCGGCAAGGATGTGGCTACAGCCCTTAATTTTGCCGTTGCAGTAATGGTAATCGCTTGTCCTTGCGCTCTGGGTTTAGCCACGCCAACAGCCTTAATGGTTGGTACAGGCCGTGGAGCGAAGATGGGCATTTTAATTAAAAATGGTGAAATTCTCGAAGCTGCCAATAATCTTGATACTGTTGTTTTTGACAAAACTGGCACAATAACTAGGGGCAAACCGGTGGTAACCGATATTGTCGGCAATAAAGAAGAAGTTTTGCAGATAGCTGCAAGTTTAGAAAAAATGTCAGAGCATCCCTTGGCACCCGCTATTTTAGCTGCTGCCAAAGCTGGCAAAATTTCTACTAGTCCAGTAACTAATTTTATGGCAATTGAAGGTAGTGGAATTAGTGGTCAAATTAACGGTCGAGCAGCCTTTGTCGGAAAGCCTGCTTCTAAAGACGTGACAGTCGCTTCACCGCTGAAAGCCAAGATTACCACTTTACAAGAAGAAGCTAAAACGGTTGTTCTAGTGGCTATTGAAAAACAGGCAATTGGTTTAATTGCGATTCAAGATGTACCAAAAGAAAATGCGGCGCGAGCAATTAGCGGTTTAGTTAAATTGGGTCTAGAGCCGGTGATGTTAACCGGCGATAATAAACCTGTTGCTCAGGCAATTGCCCAGCAAGTCGGTATTAACAAGGTCATTGCAGAAGTTTTACCAATCGATAAGGCAGCCGCAATAAAAAAATTGCAGCAACATCACAAAGTCGCATTTGTTGGTGATGGTATTAATGATGCACCAGCTTTAACACAGGCTAATGTTGGAATCGCCATGGGTTCTGGAACTGATGTGGCGATTGAAGCAGGTGGAATTGTTTTGATAAAAAATGATTTGGAAGATGTTGTTCGTGCATTAAAGTTGAGTAAGAAAACTTTTAGCCGCATCAAGCTCAATTTATTCTGGGCTTTTATCTACAATGTCCTTGGAATTCCAGTTGCTGCCGGGCTGTTTGCTGGTGCTGGCTTAACTCTTAGCCCTGAATTTGCCGGTATGGCAATGGCCTTCAGTTCATTATCAGTAGTAATCAGCTCTGTTTTATTAGGGAAAAGCAAAATTTAA
- the add gene encoding adenosine deaminase, with product MEKLTREFVAGLPKAELHVHIEGTLEPELEFACAKRNHIDIGAKSPADVDHSYGYGLTEFLKAYYNGMKVLRTKQDFYDVTWAFLQKMAQNNVKHLELFFDPQAHTSRGIAFETVIEGIHEAIVDGRALGVDTQLIMCFLREFSKESARQTLEAARPYHEKGWIIGVGLDSAEHHNPPLKFMLIFAEAKKQGYYLTMHCDPKQVDSVEHIKQALEIIEVDRLDHGMNIIENPDLMAYLVEEKIGITACPIAYYYTRQDMEEKAITTLFKEGALISLNSDDPSYKGGNYINDVYYQFAQKVGWGREELIQIAKNSFTTSWISDNAKKAYLQQIDDYVAKN from the coding sequence ATGGAAAAACTGACTCGTGAATTTGTCGCTGGTTTGCCTAAAGCAGAATTGCATGTTCATATCGAAGGAACTCTTGAACCTGAATTAGAATTTGCTTGTGCGAAGAGAAATCATATTGACATTGGTGCAAAATCCCCGGCCGATGTTGACCACAGTTATGGTTATGGTCTTACAGAATTTTTAAAAGCCTATTACAATGGGATGAAGGTTTTGCGGACAAAGCAAGATTTTTATGATGTTACGTGGGCATTTTTGCAAAAAATGGCGCAAAATAATGTTAAGCATTTAGAATTATTTTTTGATCCTCAGGCACATACCAGCAGAGGAATAGCCTTTGAAACAGTAATAGAAGGGATACACGAAGCAATTGTAGATGGTCGCGCGTTAGGCGTAGACACCCAGCTAATAATGTGCTTTCTCCGTGAATTTTCTAAAGAATCCGCTCGTCAAACATTAGAAGCGGCAAGGCCTTATCATGAGAAGGGCTGGATAATCGGCGTTGGTCTTGATTCAGCTGAACATCACAATCCACCGTTGAAATTCATGTTAATTTTTGCAGAAGCCAAAAAGCAGGGTTACTATTTAACAATGCATTGTGATCCAAAGCAAGTTGACTCTGTGGAACACATTAAGCAAGCGCTGGAAATTATTGAAGTTGATCGGCTTGACCACGGGATGAATATTATTGAAAATCCAGATTTAATGGCTTATCTTGTTGAAGAAAAAATTGGTATAACCGCCTGCCCAATTGCATATTATTACACACGTCAGGATATGGAAGAAAAGGCAATCACTACGCTTTTTAAAGAGGGTGCACTAATTAGCCTGAATTCTGATGATCCTTCCTATAAAGGCGGTAATTACATTAACGATGTTTACTATCAATTTGCGCAAAAAGTTGGTTGGGGCAGAGAAGAACTGATTCAGATTGCGAAAAATTCTTTTACCACCTCGTGGATTAGTGATAATGCCAAAAAGGCTTATTTGCAGCAAATCGATGATTACGTAGCAAAAAACTAG